acatCACTCTTAGGAACGCACTCGTTGCACTTTCAACGTAAAAAATTCCAAgaagatagaacgagagagatcgagagagagaaaaaaaaaggagagaaaaaaaagaagaaaaaaaaagatagaaaaaagaacaaaaataaaaaaaaaattaaaaaaaaaaaaagaagtttcgtACAAAGAACCAGAATACTCACGTTACACTGACATTACTAACATAACTTTATTACAGATACGTCAACATGAAATATATACcgtctaataaaatatcttaacgGCCGCACATCCTCATTCGTCAACCTACATACGTTTTATCGTCAGACGCGTCCTTGACAGACACATCGGGGGAAACGAAAGTCTTATCGATGTGGATATACAACAACGTTTGGTACAATGTTTAACGAATgtaacgatgataaaaaagaacggacgataataaaaaaaaaaaaaaagtgagcgAATTATTAGACGGATGTGAGTCCTTACCTGGCAACTGAGTCGTCGCAGAAGGCGTCGACGTGGTCCGTTGCAAGCGATACTGGGCAGTAGGATTAGGAGCACCAGGATTTGGACCGGGTGGAAATTGGCTGGCGGTAGGAGACGTAGGTGGGGGAAAGGTTTCGGCAGGAAACGGGGATTGCCTTGCTGAGGCTGGAGTTCCAGGCGAAGGCATCGACCTCTGCTGTTGTTGTAGTTGTTGTTGCGCGGTCGGTTGTTGCTGAGATCTCACCTGGTTAACGTTAAATAACCTCGGAGTGGTGCCGTAATTGCCCTACGTCACAAAAACGATAATGCAATTCATCGAGAGAATCTCGATACGTTGACCTCCCTCCCGACCTCACCCAAAGATACTAAAGAAGAGGCTACTCACTTGCGTTACCCGAGGTGACAATGGTTGCGGATGAGAAAACGACAATATGTTCGCAGGAGAATGCGGCGAGAGTctcgctgctgctgctgacACTTGTTGACCgctgttaaaattattattcacaaTGGGActatacaaagagaaagattcgTCAAGTACGACCGATCGAGATCAAATTAAGATCGATTGcgtcggaaaaaagaaaatactcaCTGTTGTGGTAACGTCGATGGGTGAGAGTACGAATGAGCGAGTCGGTGACCGGAAGTGATCTGGACGGATCCCCCGTAACCCGGAGAAACTTGGGAGTCAGGGACGCTCGATCGCTgcgaaaacgaaacgaacggcTCGTTAATCGTCAAATTCGATCTTCTCTACTCTCGATCGTGAAAGGAAATTATCGTAGAGATACCTGTAGAGATACGTTTGGCGCAACggtattatttaatagattatcgatattatgtaTGCCAGTCGTTATTTGGTCCGTCGCTGTTGCGTTCGATGGGATGAGcagttgttgctgctgttgttgctgcagCAATCTTTGCTTCaattgttgctgttgttgctgttgtatCAGTTTACTACGCTGCTGTTGTAACTGCAGCTGCTGTTGTTGCGTAAACTGCGCGGTAGTCTGCCTCACGACCAACTGAGCGTTGAACCTCATCCTCGCTTGTTGTTGATACATCGGAGGTGGTTGGTAACTATGACTCGTCGTCACGGGTGTCGTTACCAACTGGAACCGTAAGGGTTCAATTCGCACCAAGTAAACGACGTGAAAGGTCGACGTTACAAGCATCACGAGGACTTACCGCGGTGGAATAAGCAGGAGGCGTGCCAGGTATGGTTATGGTGGAAGACGTTGGATTTACGGCAGTCTCGCATAACATCAACGACTTCTGGATAGCGTTTATTGccattttttcattcatgGCATTGTTTTGCGGTGCCTCGATAACGTCCAGGAGGTTTGCTATCGCAGACGAATCTATTGAATCAAAATTACAATATCTATAATCGCAATACTTTCGCTGTCACGCTCGACATCTTCGAGGaatgttcttttatattcttttcgtaCGGATATgcttttcgttcttttgtacgcatacacacatatgcgATGCAAAGTACGTAAAGCGTTAACAACAACGTTACTGCCGCGACAGCGAAAGTGTACGGATCGAGCACCTCAAAGTCTGGTTCGTCGGCGTTAAATAAACTCGTCGCGTTAAACGAAATCAACAAGTTTTGCAACAATTACCTGTGATAGCTTCGTCCGGAACAAATTCGATAACTTGATCCAAAATATCGGAGAGATCTGGATCGGACGATTGGTTATCCCAAGTAGTTGGGTCGGTACACGTTTGACGGTATTCTCCGCTATCTCCAAATTCCGAATCCACTTGACCCAATTGTGGCCTTTGTTGCtgtttatcgaatatattagaACGAGTAACGAACGTTTACGCGCGCTTCGACGAAGCTGGacgaatcgtttgaaaaagtaGTTACCTGACTTAGCATGTGACTGAGGTAGGTGTTGGTTGCTTGACGAGGTAGTTGTCTCGATTGGCTTTGGAGAGGAGTACGAGCCGAAGTAGCCGTGGTTGTGATCGCATTGTTCCCACCGACCGTTTGCATGTGGCCACCTGTCCAcggttgctgttgctgttgctgttgttgttgctgttgctgttgttgttgctgttgctgctgctgctgctgctgctgttgctgttgttgctgctgttgttgttgctgctgctgctgttgctgttgctgttgggACTGGTGTTGCTTTAAGCGATCGCTACCACCACCGCCACGTGGAAGTTTATCCTAAAAGTAAAGTAAGGCGTACGTATGTATCCGGTTACGCACTTGTGTAGCCGTTTCCggtctaataatatataagactAAGATATCCCAAGTATTTACTTGCGGCGTTGCCGATATCACAGACGCGGGAATAGGTGGTATGGTTGTTGGTTGAGGCGGTTGTTTTGCCAACAACGAAGCcaacattttgtttttctcccATAGTTTGCTCGTCGCGTTCGTCGAAGCATTGGTACCCGTAGAAGACACCTGGTGCGAACCATCCATCGGCCGTTTAACGGCTATATTGAGATCGCCATCGTCGCCCGGTCTTTTCTGACCCACTTGAGCGGTACTACCGAGCCCGCTGTGATCGCTTCCCGATTGTGACGGTGAAGGGGTACTGTTCCGAAATCCAAGACTCCGCAAAAGAGGATCGTCGTCCCGGGTCTGACACatgcgaagaaaaagagaaaagaaacgacgtaagaagaagagagaacgacacgaagaaaggaaaagacggaaggaaggaaaggttTAGCAAAAGAGTCGAGCCAATTTGAAACCTCCTGTTGTGTCGTCGTTGCGTAAGagacgatatatgtatacctgtTGCTCCTGTAATTTCCTCTCCTCGTCCTGATCCTTCAATAACTGTTGAAGAAGttcgttcctctttttcaATCCGGCCCGGgcctcctcgtcctcgtcgtcatttttctcatttagtAACTTGAAATATAAACATCTTTAGCATAGGatctaacgaagaaaaaggaacggcTTGGCGCGCGCATAAAGATATACTCCAAGATGAGATAagagaaagtataaataaacgCGGAGGATTAAGAATAAGAGGGAATCACCTGCAGAAGCATATTATTTCCAAGAGAAGATTTGGAATGCTCCATGTTCGGTTTTGGCATGTTGCTAGGACTCGTCCTCATTTTGTTGTTATGTTCAGAATGATAATCGTCCTCGTCTTGCTGattcaacaaaattttcaatatcctGTGTTTGTTTTGGTTGTCCGAATCGTTATTCGCATTGTCCTGACTGTCCTCACTAGCACTGGAGCCTTTCGTTAACAAGTTTCTGAGTCTACCGGACTCGGTGGACACGACACTATTTTGAGTTTCGGCGGGCGTGGAGGCATTCGTCCTCGCGGTCGCGTTGTCCATCGTGCCGCTGGTAGGGCATCCgctctttccttcctcgatCCTCTTGGCATTGAGTCCAGGCAGAATGACCGGGGCCGTCGCGGCGGCCGCGATGGCTACGGAAGTGGCGCCGTTTCCATTGACGTTGCTGTTGACGCCGGTGTTGTTGGCAGCCGAGGCAGCGGCCGCGGCCGCGGCCGCGGCAGCGGCGGCCGCAGCCGCGTTGTTGCCGGtcaacgtcgacgacgactGCGATTCCTGTAGCGGACTGAACGGGAAGGAATTACTGAAGGTGTGCGCCGCGTTGACCGAAGACGACGGGCTGAAAGCGCGTAGGGGACTGCAGTGAGACGGCACCGCTGAATTAGAGGAAAACGTTCCTCCTCCCTGGGGACTCGGCGATGTCGGGGCTGGCTGAGAGGGTGGTCGCGAATCTGTTGGCCCGCTTCCTCTCGACTCGGGCCTTTCCGGCCAACCACCGCTACCGTCCAAGTCCCATGTCGAACCGCGGAAGAGCTCGAATTCCAAGTCCATGCTCCCCGAAAAGTGGTTGAACGAATTACTCGTACTTAGTGACGCTAACGAGTTGCAAGAATCGCCGGTACTAAAGGCGATCGAGTTCGACGACGTAGCAACGTGCGTCGTCCCCGTCAATCCACGACCACCACTGATACCACTCACTTGACCGTTCAGATGTGCCACGGACATCAACAGACCACCcacgttattgttattgttaccattattattattactattattcgcACAACGGTTACTAGAATGTCCCGAGCACACTTTGTTGTTGGAAAGCTGACCACCCTCGATAGGCGTTAAGTCATTGTCCCTATCATGGACAAAAACCAAAACACATGTATCTCTGCCAGTTAGCACCATATCTCTTAACGCTAGATcttgtacaattttttttttttatctatgtgCAATGATACGCAGTGTACgagtatatatgcgtgtatatgtctTGTACGAATTTCATCGTCCTTCAGTGAACAGTGTGCGCGCCCTCGGGTCTCTCccataaaaaaaatcgactaGTTTATCGAAGCCAAACTTTTAATCCGTCTGCTCCTCGTTTCCTGGAACAGCCAAGACAGATTGAAAGAGGGAGCAAGACCAACGATACTCCGCACTGTTCATTGAAGCGAAATTTCGACCTAGATCAGAGCCTTTCTGCTTTTTTCGTTGCTTAACGTTGAACACGCGCACACCGTGAAAGTGCGTACGGATATAGAGCGTTCGTAGTTGTGTCTGGGCTGgttgcgtgcgtgcgtgcgtgcgtgcctgtgtgtatgtgtgcgtgtgtgtgcgtgtgtgtgtgtgcgcgcgcgcgcaccaCTTACAGCACCGTATTCTTTAAACGAATTCCAGTCGAACGAGAATAGGATATTACGTATCGATCGGATATCATAGCAGCGTTTCTGATCTTTCAAAATTATCGTTGGACACAGGCTGGATGGTCGAAGTAACGATAGCGAAtcttattaaatgaaattgataCGATGAAATAAGCGAGCGTTGAATCGTGCTACACTTGTTACAATTAGTTCAACCATTGATGCGGAAACGCGTATTAACGTTCGATATAGGAAAGGCAATGTGATATTAGAAACAGagtgttattttaatttcaagagTGGCCAGATCTCCAACACCGAAAAATACTTCAAAGTACGCCTCATGCATTCCCGTATACAATCGATAAGAAACAATAACGTAATGCGAGTACGAGATTTCGCATTCCTACAAAGCTCTCGTAAAATCGTGGCATAAGATCAACGGTAAAACAGTTAGATGCGTGACAAGCAATAATTCGTTCGCGCGAATGAGAATAAAACAGAGAATAGGGTTTGAAGTAAGTACAAAGAGGAGAGTCTTGTGGAATTGTAAGATACCCAACCTGAGTTACATTCGATCAGgatagaaagatgaaagattgcgggagagaaacgaaagaaaagaaaccaaaaagaaaaagaaaaaaggaagaaaaaacaggaGAAAAAGGTCCATCGTCAAACACCTACCCCGCCATGTACACCGAGTTTGCCGAGCTTCGCTCCCGATCGTCGCGATCGTTGTTTCGTCGACTCGTCGACCGACGTAATACCGACTACTCCGAAAGTAGCGTgggggggaggaggagggttCGTTTCGGGTGTTTACGAATGTCGTGTGTCGAGATTAGAATCGAAAGGAAGATTTACTTACCCTATGATGGAATTGGTGGCCATCATGAAGTCCGTGTCGTGGCCGTTCATCACATTCGCTTTGAAAAGTTTTGACTTTGTTTGTATATTAAGGAACTTATCAGGACTAACGCGCAGTCGATACACGGCGCTCGTACTCTCTCCGACTTGAAGCGTATCGTTCAAATGTGCAGTTAAATTATTGAGATCATGAGGGTGGCACAAATCCTTTATCGTCGTACCGATCAAGTCCTGCAAAACGACGAGGAGACCGATTGTAAGAAGCCACGGAGGAGGAACGGTGCGTTGAAGGGTCGAACGAATCCTCTCAGACTTCGCGCGCGTTTACGTAGGTGCAATCGCAGATTCGAGAAACGACGATACTCGAGAAATGACAAAAGGGACCAAAGCTTTCGGTCGTCGCGTGGGAAAGAAAAGTCTTACATACCCTTACCTTGGTCAGATACTTGGCATAAGCGGACGACAACCAACTAACGTCGACCGCGATGATCTTGCCCGCTGTATCCAATTTAACGGTGAATTGCTCGATCGGTGTACCTACGGGCTTCTCGTTCGGTGGTATTCTACGTGCCACGCACATTACGCAAGGACCGATGTCTGGCGATTCGGAGGACACGTCGCCGCTCTCGAGTCGCTCGGTATTACTCGGCAATAGCGCCGAACAGATTTGCATGGACTCGTATTTCGATACCCGTTGTTGCTTCTCCTCCATCGTCTCGTCTTTGTCATCGGGAGGCTTTACCAGGAAGCGGCAATTGAAAGTACGATTCCTCGTTTGAGGCTGCGGCTCGCTCGTCCAGCCTGTGATAAGCGTAAACAAGAAACGAAATCAAACGAATTTTCTTGAGAGAAACGACGAGTACGTTCTACCGGCGAAGGGATAACCCGATCAACGCGAGACATATCCTCCCGATTGATCCAATCCCGACATAATTATCGATCGCAAACGACGTTTGCGCGGCTTTCGTTATCGAGATACCGACCTAATGACATGGGCAACAACGTAGGCATGAAGGTGTTGTGATCTCCATGatgtatgatattatatatatcctttcccAATACATCGTCCTTCGTATAATTGATATACTGGGTAATGTTATCCGTTACGTATTCCACTCGTCCCTCGCTATTTAAGACGAACAGGAAGCCGTCTAACGCctgcaaaaataaagaaagaagaagcaaataTAGATACACAGTTACACGTGGGTATCGTTAAATACGATGGaacaaaagggagaaagagagagagaaagaagtcgTCGGGCGAAAAGGAAAGCAAGTAGGTACCACCTTTCGTAGGAAGCTGTTAATAGTCTTACGAACAGTATTCTTTTTGATATCAGCCTAACACACGCGCACAGACGTACACGAGCATAGCTCGTACTATTTCCTTACGTGGCCAAGCTGTTCTCCTTTTAACAACTTCCTGCAAATAATTGATCGAGATCGGATCTAAGCCGCGTTCCGGATTGTTAACCGACACGCGGTGATtgttgtcttcttcttcttcttcttctcttaaatATCAGTCTCTAAGAAGAAGACGATGTCGACGCACGATTGCGTTCAATTAACCATCGAGAGCGTAATGCATCGGTCGAAATTTAGACGTTCCGTCCTCGTCGTTCTTGCTTACCTCCAATAAGATAGGGCCAACTTGATCGTTGGACAGTATGTTAGGATTCGACGAAGATACTTCCCCTTGTTGCACGGCATGACTGTTGGAACCCTCTTGTTGCCTGATGTGCCGAATCTGTAAGGCAAAGCGTTGCTGTCAGAAAATAAGCGTTGACGTATTTTAGTAAGCATAAATGCATAGTCGGCACGTGGTAGGTTGACCTACTAAAACTGGATGGTAACCATCAAAAATCTGATTATTTTGCAGGAagcttttttatcttatccgACGAAAGGGGGGGGGGACAGGAAAGACGGAATATCcggtaaaaagagaaacgtgtttttattttctttcttgttttttcgaattaaatattattcacgaaaaaaggaaaggaaaggaaaaggtaaAGGATACGACGAGCGAACGTTACTCGCGCTAAAACCTTTATATCGCACGAGTTTTCACGGCTCGATATTACGTAGTAGTATCCGACGACGAGATCCAACATATCGACGAGAAGAAATTTTGTACGAATGACGCATACCGCTCCGATGCACTCCACGCGCGCGCACTTCGACTCCTACAAATGCAGTTTCATTTGTCTCTCCGAGTCGAAAAAGGAACGACGCGCCGACGATgctaaaaatttttataacgtaAATCAGCAGTCGAGCAAAGCTTTCACCGCTTATTCtagatttcgaaaaataaaaaaggaaagaaagagaaagaaggaaaaagaaaaacaaacaccTTAAAAGACGTACAAAGAATCCTGCATTCTCTTTCGCCGAATATACGTtctattcgtttttctcttgCCGCGTCGTCGCAACTTCACGCGCAAAGATAGTACGAAACGCCGCTTCGACGACGCGGTGGATCCTTCGAAGTTTGcgtttttaaatcgaaatcgaGCTCGAATCGCACGCGATTGTATAGACGTCCCTTCGTAAAAATGTGTCCTTTACCTTTAGAAATCGTTCGACGTaaggagaacgagagagaaaaagaaacgattagaTGCGCGCGACGAAGGGAAATTCATCGACGTCGAACGTCGAGCCGATCGtgcaaataaatgtaaatgaagaagaaataagaagaacgcACGTTTTCGcgattcgttcgattcgaCGACGATCGCGATAGTACCTAAACGGGCAGGCAAGGCGgacgaacgagaaaataatcaGGTTGGGTGACCTCCAGCCGCCATTTTAAAACCAAAATAGTCACGTGTTCTGGAATACTCTATATACAATGGATGCATCCACGAGGCGCAGTTTGGTTGCAACGATATCGCCTCGTCGTTTGCACTTTCGCCGAGCGTTCGTAAAAGTTTCAAACCGATCGGACGGCTCGATCGAATGACTCATCGAGCGAGATTTAACGAATCGAAAGCGACGAACGATACTCGCCGAGGAAGATAAATTCGCAAGATATATTCTACGTTAGGACCGTCGACCGTTTACGTATTCGATCCTtgagaaattcgatcgataggCGTTAACGCTATGTGTCATAATCAAAGATTCCACGTAAAAAGAAGAGCGTTATCCGCAAGGGTCGCTTCATTATTTCGTACGGAAAGCGCGAGTAAGGTAGGTCAAGCTAAGACGTAGCGCATGAAATTCATGAGACGACGTTTCGAACAATGGGCGAGAGGTTCTCCTAAAGTTCGTAAGCATCGCCAACGATAACGGAataagatcgaaagagagCCAAAGACGATCCTGTTCGAGATGAGTCATTTTCGTTCGGTGCATCGTCCCCGATGCCGGTAAGAAGATCCCCCGAAGAGCTTATCTCttcgagaggaagaaaggtaagagataaaaagatttcatCGAGGATccgtcgaaagaaagaaagaaactaccTCGGACATCGTCGTAAATACGTCAGAGAGAACTTACCGTTGCAGAACGTACGGTAGGGGGTGGGGAACTGGCGGCACGCGAGCCGCATGCGGCTCTTTCTCCTATTTGCCTGTTCCGGTAAGATGGGAGGAGACGATCCCCCCACCCCCTCTGTCGAAGCTGGCTCCTCTATCGCCTCGCGAGCCGCACGGCTTTTGTCTTTAACGAGATGCATGGATTGGTGGCTAGTGAACGGTGGGGAAACGGATTGATTGACGGCGAGGATCGTGCGGCTCGCGGAGGAGAAGAAGTTGCCCACCCCTGACGtacgcgaaagaaagagaacaaaaaaataagagagaagttCTCTGCAAAACCGACCGACATTCATGGTCGCCGAAGGAAAGGGGAGAAGTGTCGAGCGTCCTTGAGCTCGTATTTCGCGGCTCCGATAGATCGCGCTCGTAATCTCGATGGATTTAAACGGACGGACGTGCGGCTATGACGAGGACGACTAAGACTATGGCTATGACTATCAAAACGGAGATGCGGACGAATAAGAGTCAACGACGGCGACGATGACGGTAACGATGACGGTGACGGTGACGATGACGCTGACGCTGACGGTGACGGTGGTAAAAATGGCGACAGTAAAGAAGATGTTGCTGCTGCGGCTGCCGCtgttgatggtggtggtggtggtggtggtggtggtgNNNNNNNNNNNNNNNNNNNNNNNNNNNNNNNNNNNNNNNNNNNNNNNNNNNNNNNNNNNNNNNNNNNNNNNNNNNNNNNNNNNNNNNNNNNNNNNNNNNNNNNNNNNNNNNNNNNNNNNNNNNgtggtggtggtggcggtggtggccTCGAAAAGTCGGTGACTCCACCGAGTCCGACAAACGGTGTGCGATGTTGCCGCTAGTCGTTTCACGATGGCACACGCATATGCGCGTGCgcgtgcatatacatacatatgtacgagtATCGCGATACCTCTAGCTCCATTTTAGCGTGATAAATTCTTAACTCTCTTCCTCCCCTGAATTCTTTATAAAGTACAAtttatgaagaagaaaaaatccaaACGAAGGGAGCAGCtaaaaatggataaaaaagaaacctcGTTCGTCGCTTTTCGTACGCATAGATATACCTTCTTCTTATCGAGGTCAAAGTCCGCTCTAGACCTAGAGAATCGAGAAGAAGATCGAAATACGAGGCTGCGAAttctttcgattcgtttctcCTCTCAGGAGACTCGATCGTTGctgccgccaccgccaccgccgccgccgccgccgtcgtcgtcgtcgtcgtcgtcgtcgtatctCTTTGCCTCCTCaccctccttttcctctccctttcctaCTAGCCGCCTGTCGGTGCCTCGCTGAAAGATCGTGCGCAACGCGTTACTGCGCACGTGACGTCACGCAGATCCATGCTCAGGTAGCTCTCTCGGGTTGTAACGCCGCGAAAAAGGACGCTTCCTATTGATCTCAGTGACGTCACTCAAGGTCACGTCACGAGTTCTGTCCGTCCGTCCAACCGTCTACTCTCCGTCTTGTTgcactatctatctatccatccatctccctctttctcgctctctcctaAGCTTTCTCTCACTATCTTTGCCATtcatactttctttctttagttttCATCGTTACGTCGCGAATACCGTTGCAAAATCAGAACGTCTCTTTCCAGAGACGACCGAGTCCCTTCCATCGAACGTACCTGCGCAAATAGACTAGACAAGCCGACAACGGCCCCGACGAATCTACGAAGATCGATTGGATCTATCGAAAAGTTCTGTTCGCTTAGAGTACGAAGAAAACGCATCTATCGGTATCGACGAAAAACTAGACATTGTCGATCGAATCGTAAAACTATTAAAGATCAAACATTATCCTGCGTAggatacgtaaaaataaaattcaaaaagaaaagtgcaAAGATGCGTTTTCTGTTATTTCCGAAACAGATgcgcaaaggaaaaaagagaatgaagaagaaggcaCAGCGCGAGCgaagtttcgtttcgtttcgttacgAAGCTGTCGCCTTCGGAATCGACACGTGCTCGGCCGTGAAGCGCACGATTCTAGCGCAACGTGCTCGCGCGAGAGAGTTAGTCGGCGAGTGACGGTGCGCGTGTGTGCtgcgtgtgagagagagagagagagagacagagaagacgGGAAGTCGTaacccttctctttccttcgacgcgatacacgcacgcacgacgCACGcactcgcgcgcgcgcgcacacatcCATTCCATAGCCGGTAACCGGGCAAAGTACGGACACCTTTCTGCGATTTGCGAAACTCTGCCACGAGCCACGAGCAGCGAGACagctctctcttcttcctcgagaAACGAGATCGATGCTTGTCGCATTTGTGCCAGCGACGCCAAAACTGAACCTCACGAACGTGTAACTCTATTGCCGAATCATAATTCGATGCGCTGCGTAAAGTAAGCCTAACAGGATTTCATCGAATCGCTATATAACGTTATCGCGATATAACTTTTGCATCGTTCCCAGCGTGATACGACGATTGTCTCGCAAGAACGTTGAAACGCGCGTAACGTctcctaaaaataaaatcgtgcATAATCTTGTCATCGGTCGGCTCGTCACTCCAGTAAAACGAAGATTGATTCGAAAACAAAAGTAGAATGTTATCGACTAGATCGGACGAATATTTTCGTCGGaagattatttcattcgtCGGAGAGAATTTCAGGGAATCTGGAACACTCGCGGCGACTTTTTTCTTGGTGCCATTGACGTGGCAATTTAGACGGAAACGACGATAAtctcttcttcgattttcctcttcttcctccgcTCTGCTCCATCGGACGCACAACGATCGCGTTCGTACGCACGAAGAGGTGCATACGTTCGAGCGACGCGTAGCAGGATCGAttcaacgagaagaaaaaaagacgcgCTTGGCCCAGATTTAGAGATATCTCGCTCGGTCGACGACTCGAGGAGTAGCCTCGTATTATACCTTTACTTTTGCTTTACAAAGAAAGCAAAAGCCCTTTCTCCGCGGAGTCATTCTCGATCGAGCAGCGTTTCTAAAAAGACCCAAGTTTTTAATCTTCCATAACGCCATCAAACTTCGAAAGATCGCGTATACAGGTGTAACTACGCCGACGACTCGTCGAATCTGCTACGACCTATATTCCGTActtggggaaaaaaaaaactttagaGAAAAACGTTTTCAACTGGAACGGTTTCGCTTCGAAACGACTGCATCGGTATGCCCGTGGCTATCAACGGCACGATATCCCACGGACATCCTGGAAGGAACTCGGTAATCCCGCCTACGCGACGTTTCTTCTAATCGCGAGTAGACCCTCGCTTCGCGATACTCGATTCGTTCCAATCGACATCTCTCAATCGCGCATCGATGAACCTTGTCCGTCCAAAAGCCCGAATCCAACTACTacgaattatatcgaaaaaaatgcAAACGTTTGTACCAcctctatacgtatatacgtacaattaGTAATCCATAACACAAAAGACGTAGAAAACGAGGTCGTCGTAGTCGATCGACGATTACTAATCctcgatcgaaagaataatGGACGATTACGGAAGGACGGGACAATCGCGTCTTATTTACGCAAGCGGATGCGTCAGAGCGTCGACGTTTCTAACTCTCCTAATCTCCGAATGCTCAAGAACAAAGACCGCTTCGACGAATTTTAAGAAAGCGATGAATCGAACTAtatcgctctctttctttcccatcgaagaaaatact
The DNA window shown above is from Vespula pensylvanica isolate Volc-1 chromosome 18, ASM1446617v1, whole genome shotgun sequence and carries:
- the LOC122635426 gene encoding nuclear receptor coactivator 2-like isoform X3, giving the protein MSIATAENAGPSPCELLDPLWVKMSAITGSIGKKRKKSDAKPQSQINKCLNEKRRRNQENLYFDELAELISATDMSSGKTDKCQILQRTVDQIRHIRQQEGSNSHAVQQGEVSSSNPNILSNDQVGPILLEALDGFLFVLNSEGRVEYVTDNITQYINYTKDDVLGKDIYNIIHHGDHNTFMPTLLPMSLGWTSEPQPQTRNRTFNCRFLVKPPDDKDETMEEKQQRVSKYESMQICSALLPSNTERLESGDVSSESPDIGPCVMCVARRIPPNEKPVGTPIEQFTVKLDTAGKIIAVDVSWLSSAYAKYLTKVRDLIGTTIKDLCHPHDLNNLTAHLNDTLQVGESTSAVYRLRVSPDKFLNIQTKSKLFKANVMNGHDTDFMMATNSIIGDNDLTPIEGGQLSNNKVCSGHSSNRCANNSNNNNGNNNNNVGGLLMSVAHLNGQVSGISGGRGLTGTTHVATSSNSIAFSTGDSCNSLASLSTSNSFNHFSGSMDLEFELFRGSTWDLDGSGGWPERPESRGSGPTDSRPPSQPAPTSPSPQGGGTFSSNSAVPSHCSPLRAFSPSSSVNAAHTFSNSFPFSPLQESQSSSTLTGNNAAAAAAAAAAAAAAASAANNTGVNSNVNGNGATSVAIAAAATAPVILPGLNAKRIEEGKSGCPTSGTMDNATARTNASTPAETQNSVVSTESGRLRNLLTKGSSASEDSQDNANNDSDNQNKHRILKILLNQQDEDDYHSEHNNKMRTSPSNMPKPNMEHSKSSLGNNMLLQLLNEKNDDEDEEARAGLKKRNELLQQLLKDQDEERKLQEQQTRDDDPLLRSLGFRNSTPSPSQSGSDHSGLGSTAQVGQKRPGDDGDLNIAVKRPMDGSHQVSSTGTNASTNATSKLWEKNKMLASLLAKQPPQPTTIPPIPASVISATPQDKLPRGGGGSDRLKQHQSQQQQQQQQQQQQQQQQQQQQQQQQQQQQQQQQQQQQQQQQQQPWTGGHMQTVGGNNAITTTATSARTPLQSQSRQLPRQATNTYLSHMLSQQQRPQLGQVDSEFGDSGEYRQTCTDPTTWDNQSSDPDLSDILDQVIEFVPDEAITANLLDVIEAPQNNAMNEKMAINAIQKSLMLCETAVNPTSSTITIPGTPPAYSTALVTTPVTTSHSYQPPPMYQQQARMRFNAQLVVRQTTAQFTQQQQLQLQQQRSKLIQQQQQQQLKQRLLQQQQQQQLLIPSNATATDQITTGIHNIDNLLNNTVAPNVSLQRSSVPDSQVSPGYGGSVQITSGHRLAHSYSHPSTLPQHPIVNNNFNSGQQVSAAAARLSPHSPANILSFSHPQPLSPRVTQGNYGTTPRLFNVNQVRSQQQPTAQQQLQQQQRSMPSPGTPASARQSPFPAETFPPPTSPTASQFPPGPNPGAPNPTAQYRLQRTTSTPSATTQLPGGVGSPRHYGGVNKEQPLLSPSHPHSGCPATPTHNQHNATNTQHFSNQQHSSMIYHTTANTINTPDMQNNQFCYDRTSVPLYSSGDTQDVRSLPPGNPVNHHMGGNASTTGSMTSEFVRQELRAIVGARTQQQQQQQRVPNSIPNNLSGQVSQDDLEALGLTFEMSTAGETVVNDGPAKSWAIGSTGSAPSSSRTTMEEAVRGDPKSSLLQKLLSE